A part of Limihaloglobus sulfuriphilus genomic DNA contains:
- a CDS encoding AraC family transcriptional regulator has product MEKPVSSSQINARNRLLRRLPNDALCFQLGNYNVEIVDIHYHLPNFKKCIWHSHSFFEVHIIINGQGRVVSHNGTKIFKEGDIVISRPNFEHSWDTDVDDLYMYVIKFELNRVKDTQNSVNPVDIVLAQLFDVEDFISQCPEDAYRAIECIENEINSPKPGVHYMLMNYTRELIISIARTVNDALAGVSESVKLEKSEQDHLVVLINKYLEDNYKKDISLDMVARFACKSKRSVMRHYKAATGMTVIEKLLQMRLFEAIELLLEDYDKPVKTVAYEIGMACESYFCRQFKRFFGCTPTDYRRINSAKIDAPGQ; this is encoded by the coding sequence TTGGAAAAACCTGTTTCAAGCTCACAGATCAACGCCAGGAACCGCCTTTTAAGAAGGCTGCCCAATGACGCATTGTGTTTTCAGCTTGGAAACTATAATGTTGAGATTGTGGACATTCATTATCATCTGCCAAATTTTAAGAAATGTATATGGCATTCACACAGTTTTTTCGAGGTGCATATAATCATAAACGGCCAAGGCAGAGTCGTAAGCCACAACGGTACAAAGATTTTCAAAGAAGGCGATATAGTAATTTCCAGACCTAACTTTGAGCATTCCTGGGATACTGATGTGGACGATCTTTATATGTATGTGATCAAGTTTGAATTGAACAGGGTCAAAGATACGCAGAATTCCGTAAATCCGGTGGATATTGTTCTTGCGCAGCTTTTTGATGTTGAAGACTTTATATCTCAATGCCCCGAGGATGCTTATCGGGCGATTGAGTGCATCGAGAATGAAATAAACAGCCCCAAACCCGGCGTTCATTATATGCTGATGAATTATACCAGAGAGCTGATTATCTCTATCGCAAGGACGGTAAACGATGCCCTTGCCGGGGTATCTGAAAGCGTTAAGCTGGAAAAGAGCGAGCAGGACCACCTGGTTGTTCTGATAAACAAATACCTTGAAGATAACTATAAAAAAGATATAAGCCTTGATATGGTTGCCCGGTTCGCCTGTAAAAGCAAGCGTTCGGTTATGCGGCATTACAAGGCCGCGACAGGCATGACAGTGATCGAAAAACTGCTTCAAATGCGGCTTTTTGAAGCAATTGAACTGCTGCTTGAAGATTATGACAAACCGGTGAAAACGGTTGCCTATGAAATCGGCATGGCTTGTGAATCGTATTTCTGCCGGCAGTTCAAGCGGTTTTTCGGCTGCACCCCGACAGATTACAGGCGCATCAATTCCGCTAAAATTGATGCACCCGGCCAATAG
- a CDS encoding type II secretion system protein, whose translation MLNFKKGFTLIELLVVISIIALLMAIMMPALSKAREQAIKTTCMSYFKQIGLSQGLYAAEFQSWLPRAKTVPELEKYGYNNEKGGVVAWLNVMLKEPFEYVRDSYGIEDKFWFCPGLQRHERPFYKDRISGMKNGRITYSQGNGTWPPMYWSLGVSYLIKADTRVPQNFLYKSETALSPLKDSSDKILAADLTLISEKNPDRRHPMPFASLIAHRSNDPDRPVKGASRLHSDGSVKWVDYKEMALSIKTGKEGPLEATGNGFVPYGYPKNGDPSLRSFFW comes from the coding sequence ATGTTGAATTTTAAAAAAGGTTTCACACTTATAGAGCTCTTAGTTGTAATATCTATAATTGCCCTCTTAATGGCGATTATGATGCCGGCGCTGAGTAAAGCCAGGGAGCAGGCGATAAAGACAACCTGCATGAGTTACTTCAAACAGATTGGGCTTTCGCAGGGGCTTTACGCTGCTGAATTTCAGTCCTGGCTTCCCAGGGCAAAGACGGTTCCTGAGCTTGAAAAATATGGTTACAACAATGAGAAAGGCGGAGTTGTAGCATGGCTTAACGTTATGCTGAAAGAGCCCTTCGAGTATGTTCGTGACAGTTACGGGATCGAAGACAAATTCTGGTTTTGCCCGGGCTTGCAGAGGCACGAAAGGCCATTTTACAAGGATAGAATTTCAGGCATGAAAAACGGCAGGATCACTTATTCACAGGGTAATGGAACCTGGCCGCCTATGTACTGGAGTCTGGGAGTCTCTTACCTTATCAAGGCTGATACAAGAGTTCCGCAGAATTTCTTGTATAAAAGTGAGACTGCACTGAGCCCGCTCAAAGACAGCAGCGATAAGATTCTTGCCGCCGACCTGACGCTGATATCAGAGAAAAATCCTGACAGGAGACATCCAATGCCGTTTGCTTCGTTGATCGCTCATCGTTCAAACGATCCCGATCGGCCGGTGAAGGGCGCGTCAAGACTGCATTCTGACGGTTCTGTCAAATGGGTTGACTACAAAGAGATGGCTCTGAGCATTAAAACCGGCAAGGAAGGTCCTCTTGAGGCTACCGGCAACGGTTTTGTTCCGTACGGCTATCCCAAAAACGGTGACCCGAGTCTCAGGTCCTTTTTCTGGTAA
- a CDS encoding glycoside hydrolase domain-containing protein, with protein sequence MTKRYCSIFWVIFFLSIPCLAGMEFYQVETCEFVYNDVQPEPLFYMEPISTPRNSRLAMQFVIISERNIDSKLTVNEVKTDQGELFNGSFDIYSVILVPVEANSNSNGTQAGKPAQGPNKVYLAREAPFEVFEPAFEQRNITLNKDQKSVLLIDAAIPADCKPGIYRGRVIISSSQQEAASCGFSFRVHKAVMPESYALKTSHWLTVEPENLTRNTPPESWSQEHWQLIKNSAQKLYDFGDRNVTFPTIYGQKPVIQTFVDAEGRYSFDYSMFDKWMELFLSIGYEKIECLCFSGHWITPLDNIYAVNTVDGKKEMVFPKGYCTTAWSDYSDKYEWPESRDKFAASEEYREKVAEFGAFIEEFLKSTYKHISEKGWKDVYIQQLIDEPRTVSDYAYLSNIARRCMPDIKISNAIHAYGVDDYEQFSPLVDKWIMESNLVLKPKTRSLIEKRESEGKETGIYLLANNLKMPNRLLDKPLIDNRALGWILYEYGLESYIHWAGNNYRGADPYKTSVGPVPGGSQTPGHPVGCNWIFYPGDNGLTPSMRAFAFREGLTDYTLLKLLENTNPDAARSLSSRITESLTAFQGSSRAYHIARRDLLEILDSE encoded by the coding sequence ATGACTAAAAGATATTGCAGCATTTTCTGGGTTATTTTTTTTCTGAGTATTCCCTGTCTGGCCGGTATGGAATTTTACCAGGTTGAAACTTGCGAATTTGTTTACAATGACGTTCAGCCTGAACCCCTGTTTTATATGGAGCCAATCAGCACTCCCCGCAATAGCCGGCTTGCGATGCAGTTTGTGATAATATCTGAAAGAAATATAGATTCAAAATTAACCGTCAATGAGGTCAAGACAGATCAAGGAGAATTGTTTAACGGCAGTTTTGATATCTATTCTGTGATTCTGGTGCCCGTTGAGGCTAATTCTAACTCTAACGGCACACAGGCCGGTAAACCGGCGCAGGGTCCTAACAAGGTATATCTGGCGAGAGAAGCACCTTTTGAGGTTTTTGAACCGGCGTTCGAACAGAGAAATATTACCCTGAATAAAGACCAAAAATCGGTTTTACTGATTGATGCTGCAATCCCCGCTGACTGTAAGCCTGGAATTTACCGCGGCAGGGTTATTATATCCAGCTCACAGCAAGAAGCAGCATCCTGTGGTTTCAGTTTCAGGGTACACAAAGCTGTTATGCCGGAGAGTTATGCGCTTAAGACCTCACACTGGCTTACAGTTGAGCCCGAGAATCTTACCCGTAATACACCCCCCGAGAGCTGGTCTCAGGAGCATTGGCAACTTATAAAGAATTCTGCTCAAAAACTTTATGATTTTGGAGACAGGAATGTAACTTTCCCGACTATATACGGTCAAAAACCTGTGATACAGACATTTGTCGATGCTGAGGGCAGATACAGCTTCGACTATTCAATGTTTGATAAATGGATGGAATTGTTTCTTTCAATTGGCTATGAGAAAATAGAATGCCTTTGCTTCAGCGGCCACTGGATAACACCATTAGATAATATCTACGCCGTTAATACTGTAGATGGCAAAAAAGAGATGGTATTTCCTAAGGGTTATTGTACAACCGCCTGGTCGGACTACAGCGATAAATATGAATGGCCCGAGAGCAGAGATAAATTTGCCGCTTCAGAGGAGTACAGAGAAAAGGTTGCAGAGTTTGGTGCGTTTATAGAAGAATTTCTGAAAAGCACTTACAAACACATATCTGAAAAGGGCTGGAAAGACGTTTATATTCAACAGCTTATAGACGAGCCCCGAACAGTCTCCGACTATGCATATCTTTCAAACATAGCACGCAGGTGTATGCCTGACATAAAGATAAGTAATGCAATTCATGCCTATGGGGTAGATGATTACGAGCAGTTTTCGCCGCTTGTTGACAAATGGATCATGGAGTCCAATCTCGTTTTGAAGCCCAAAACCAGAAGTCTGATAGAAAAACGAGAATCAGAAGGCAAAGAAACAGGCATATACCTGTTAGCCAATAACCTTAAAATGCCTAATCGTCTGCTTGACAAACCGCTTATAGACAACAGAGCACTGGGCTGGATACTTTATGAATACGGCCTTGAAAGCTACATCCATTGGGCAGGCAATAACTACAGGGGGGCTGATCCTTATAAAACATCTGTTGGGCCAGTGCCTGGCGGCTCTCAGACCCCGGGACATCCGGTAGGCTGTAACTGGATTTTCTACCCCGGCGATAACGGACTTACCCCTTCTATGCGCGCTTTTGCTTTTAGAGAAGGTTTGACAGATTATACACTCTTAAAACTGCTTGAAAACACAAACCCTGATGCTGCACGATCCTTAAGCAGCCGGATTACTGAGTCGCTGACTGCTTTTCAAGGCAGCAGCAGAGCATATCATATTGCAAGAAGGGATCTTCTGGAAATTTTAGACAGTGAATAA
- a CDS encoding LamG domain-containing protein, whose translation MKRLICFLMAIVFSSGAVIAELPQPLVHLSFDQTWENAGTAGPEGPSAPLDNGGFGPKFDAKGIIGYCLDTTSIVDPEDDSIWARLEYGSYDPENPTAIQQALAGLKSYTILFWYKFNDRGTFSGPIFMSRSQRADEVYWADWAMYPVAGGNGLRILMNGFNNSGQGSGDMTWPSGIAYNKWMFMAATYNTDNFMLQLSWYQGLGNSSDDLYAKNAGDFGTPGEALEGISGAPLSIGAWTFNYVIDEETEIEYETTGGFDGYIDEFRIYGSTADGSGALTEEQILAVYEADLLTPRCGDENNPYPPGDLTGDCIVDGDDVAALASNWLADNAPAE comes from the coding sequence ATGAAAAGATTAATTTGTTTTTTAATGGCCATTGTGTTTAGCAGCGGAGCGGTAATCGCTGAATTGCCGCAGCCGCTTGTGCATCTGAGCTTTGATCAGACCTGGGAGAATGCGGGGACTGCCGGCCCTGAGGGACCGTCCGCTCCGCTTGATAACGGCGGTTTCGGCCCCAAATTCGATGCCAAGGGTATCATAGGATATTGTCTGGATACTACCAGCATTGTTGACCCCGAAGATGACAGCATCTGGGCAAGGCTGGAGTACGGCAGCTACGATCCCGAAAACCCAACCGCCATCCAGCAGGCACTTGCAGGACTAAAATCCTATACGATTTTATTCTGGTACAAATTCAACGATCGCGGCACTTTCTCTGGTCCAATATTTATGTCTCGTTCTCAAAGAGCAGACGAAGTGTATTGGGCAGACTGGGCTATGTACCCGGTTGCAGGTGGTAACGGTTTGAGAATTCTGATGAATGGTTTTAATAATTCCGGGCAGGGAAGCGGTGATATGACCTGGCCTAGTGGAATTGCATACAACAAGTGGATGTTTATGGCCGCGACGTATAACACTGATAACTTCATGCTGCAATTGAGCTGGTATCAGGGACTTGGTAACAGTTCCGATGATCTTTATGCCAAAAATGCAGGAGATTTCGGTACACCAGGAGAAGCTTTAGAGGGTATTTCGGGCGCTCCTCTTTCGATAGGGGCATGGACATTTAACTATGTTATTGACGAAGAAACAGAGATCGAATACGAAACAACTGGCGGCTTTGACGGCTATATTGATGAGTTCCGAATCTACGGAAGCACGGCAGACGGTTCGGGCGCTCTGACAGAAGAGCAGATTCTTGCAGTCTATGAAGCAGACCTGCTGACTCCGCGGTGCGGCGATGAAAACAATCCATATCCTCCCGGAGACCTCACGGGTGACTGTATCGTTGACGGTGATGATGTGGCCGCACTTGCCTCTAACTGGCTGGCGGATAATGCTCCAGCGGAATAA
- a CDS encoding LamG domain-containing protein, protein MYNIKYILVLTLIVSSWSLGFDVDTSLPEGIPSPALYMPFENTNGMYGPGTGDNPAWINYAYPNDLAEVLDRGGDEGLTENWLKTRGFGGGVKGNYMDGSSMDAYGEYCRIVTFRGADAATAMSGLDSFTVSFWLRTTAPVTTTNYLFQVPPYQMYLTTNGRIGIHYWSGLDWKASPNDAYDIGPNGWTGEWVFVAVTIGDNGAKFYAGSPTEAPQLVGEVVVENLGKSRDGLTDFYYGYRSYVAAVYQNFDMDELRMWASKTDESADLNLDQITAIWAFDYDPSPAVCGDADHVIPTGDLDADCLVNLADFAVLFDNWLINTRP, encoded by the coding sequence ATGTATAACATAAAGTATATTTTAGTTTTGACCCTGATAGTGTCAAGCTGGTCTCTGGGGTTTGATGTTGATACAAGCCTGCCTGAGGGTATACCCTCGCCGGCGCTCTATATGCCTTTTGAGAACACAAACGGGATGTACGGTCCCGGTACAGGCGACAATCCCGCCTGGATAAACTACGCTTATCCCAATGATCTTGCTGAAGTTCTTGACAGGGGCGGCGATGAAGGTTTGACAGAGAACTGGCTCAAAACCCGCGGTTTCGGCGGCGGCGTTAAGGGCAACTATATGGATGGTTCAAGCATGGATGCCTATGGTGAATATTGCCGTATTGTAACATTCAGGGGAGCCGATGCTGCCACAGCGATGTCAGGCCTGGATTCGTTTACGGTTTCATTCTGGCTTAGAACAACTGCGCCTGTTACGACAACAAATTATCTGTTTCAGGTACCTCCATACCAGATGTATCTGACTACTAACGGACGTATAGGCATCCACTACTGGTCCGGACTTGACTGGAAAGCAAGCCCCAATGACGCTTACGATATAGGCCCTAACGGCTGGACAGGCGAGTGGGTATTTGTAGCGGTTACCATTGGCGATAACGGCGCTAAATTCTACGCAGGTTCTCCTACAGAAGCACCTCAGCTCGTAGGCGAAGTTGTGGTTGAAAATCTGGGTAAAAGCCGCGATGGTTTAACAGATTTTTATTATGGTTACAGAAGCTATGTTGCTGCTGTTTACCAGAATTTTGATATGGATGAGCTTCGCATGTGGGCGAGTAAAACCGATGAATCGGCAGATTTAAACCTGGACCAGATAACAGCGATATGGGCATTTGACTATGACCCAAGCCCGGCAGTTTGCGGCGATGCCGACCACGTAATACCCACTGGAGACCTCGATGCTGACTGTTTAGTCAATTTGGCTGATTTTGCAGTATTATTCGACAACTGGCTCATTAATACACGTCCTTAA